The genome window ATGGCCTGCTCGGCGACCCCCTCCTGCAACCGCGCATGCACAAAAATCCCGGGCAGCAGCAAGTGATCGGGGTTGGGGAACACGGCGCGCAGGGTGACCGAGCCGGTTGCTTCGTCGACGGAGACTTCTGAAAACTCCAGCGAACCCTGCAGCGGATACTGGCTACCGTCCTGAAGTGTCAGGCTGACTTTCGCAGCCCTGTCAGCAGTTTTCTGCAACTGCCCGCTTTCAAGAGCCCGACGCAGTTTGAGCACCTCGCCATAAGGCTGAGTGACATCGACATAAATGGGGTCGAGTTGCTGGATAATCGCAAGGGGGGCTGCTTGGCCATTAGAAACTAGCGCACCCTCGGTCACAGCCGAACGTCCAATTCGCCCGCTGATGGGCGCGAACATTTTGGTATATCTCAGATTGATCTGGGCGCCCTTGACTTGTGCCTCTGCCTGCATCTGCTGAGATCGAGCGGTGTCATACTCCTGCTTGCTCACCGCCTGCTCATCGATCAGTTGCCGATACCGGGTGGTCAGCGAGCGAGATTGCTCCAAACTGGCCTGCGCACTGGCGAGCGTCACCTCGTAAGTTGATGGATCGATCTGATAAAGCTGCTGACCAGCCTTGATATCTGCGCCTTCCTTGAACAAGCGTTTCAGGACGATGCCATCCACCTGCGGCCGAACCTCAGCAAGGCGGTAGGCACTGGTACGCCCGGGCAGGTCGTTGAACAAGGTCACCGCCTGAGGTTTCAGGGTCACCACACTGACTTGAGGGGCTTGCGCCGGGGTAGCAGCAGCCTGCTCCTTGTTGCATCCACTGAGCATCGTGGCAAAAGCAATGGCGGTCACCAAAGCAGGAAAGATAGGCTTGAATGGCATAAAGTCCTCGAACATCGCGCTGAAAAATGCGCGCATGAGTTTGCAAACTGCCGCAGCACAGGCTGAAACAGCTGCTGACGGCAATGGGGAGACAGAGTTCGGCAAGTACGCGCAAGAGGCGCGGTGCGAAGATCAAGCTTATTGACCGGGTTAATAAACCCGATGAGCCAATGCGCTGCGCATTGGATTGTTATGTGAGCATGCTAACAATGGAGGGGCCTGAGGATTAGCCCGACTTTACTGAAATCACCAATGAGTGATATTCAGCAATAAAATGTTTTCAGAATTTTGCAGATTACTCACAACGCTCTATATCCAGCGATTAACGGAGGACAGCATTTCGATTAGTGAGTTTTTATCAGTTTTGGCCTCGAATGCGTGCAGCGCATCGGCGAGGCTCATATCCTGCCGGAGCTTCCAACTCAAGCCTTCTACGACTCTGCCATGGATAATTCACGGGAACATCTGGGCTCAAGCTGACAAGTTTCGTGGATCGTTGACGTCCGCAACTTCAGACTTCCACCCGCTCGCCCATTCAGGACGGCCTGCATCTCCCCAAGCACCGCCATCGCCACACTTTCCGGGGTGTCTCCACCCAAATCCAAACCCATTGGATAGTGCAATCGGTCCAGCGCAGGCAGGCTGTTTGTCTGTCGCGTTATTTCATCAAGCAGACGCTCGGTTCGATCACGCGGCCCGAGCTGACCGACGTAACGGGGATTACCTTGTAACGCGCCTTTCAACCAATGCGCATCCTGGCTCAGGCTATGGGACATTACCGCCACACACGCCCCCTCCACAAATTTTCGAAATTCGAAAGGCCCGCCTATATCGGCGCTCAACACCCGATCCGCTTCGGGAAAACGTTCCGGACGGGCGAAATGTGGGCGACTATCAACAACGGTGACATGCCACCCCAAGATTTTTGCGATCCGTACCAACGGCTGCGCATCATGGCCCGCCCCAAAGATCATCAGACGCGGTGGTGGCGCGACGTATTCTAGAAAAACCTCTACCTCTGCGTAGCCTTCGGTATAGCGTTGCCGCGTAGATTTTTGCTGGTCCAATGTGAGACGCAGATCAGCGGTAATTCGCTCGTTCAGTGCAGGATGGTAGAGTCCCCCGAAGGGCGCCGCGCCAGATTCCAGGAACACACGGTCTCCAACATCTGCACGGCTATTGCGTGAGCCCGCTATTACCGTTGCGATTGCTACGGGTCTCTGGTTGCTTCTTACTTTGCGTAAAGCATCAAGCACAGCGCATTGCTTTGTAGCTGGTATTCGCTCAAACAACACATATACCTTGCCGTTGCAGCCCAGCCCGAAACCAAGGGACTCTTCACCGCCCTCTTCGTCTGTGGCCTCGGCCGTGCTGTAGCTACGAATCACCGGGCCCGACTCACTTAGCCACCAGGCCTTTCGCACCACATCAGCCTCCAGACAGCCACCACTGATAGTGCCCTCCGGACGTCCATATTGTGAAACGAGCATGCGCGCCCCCGGACGGCGATACGCCGAACCCTCGACTTTCACAACGGTGGCGAGTACAGACTCTCGACCCTCGTTCTGTTCGACGTGGATGGCATCGAGCAATGCGTTCAAACTGGACATATCAGATCTCTCTCCCAAAGCGAATCCGGCAAAGTCGCGGTCGATCGCCAACTATCCAAGCGGGTGCAACTCTCTGATCAAGTCGATCAGCAAACGCAGCGTGATCGGCACCTGCCGGTAGCTTGAGTAATAGATATGGAAGCCTGGACCAACACTGACCCAATCCTCCAAAACCACTTGTAAAGTTCCTTCCGCTACAAGCGGCGCGACAATGGGTTCGGCACAATAAGTCAGCCCAGCGCCCTGGGTGACCATGGCGAGCATCATCCGCGTCTCATCCAACACGACATTACCGGACACTGGGATCTCTAATTTTTCACCCTCTTTCTCAAACTCCCAGTTGTACATCCGACCGTTGCCTAGCCGAAACCTTAAACAACTGTGCTGTTTCAAATCCTCTGGGTGCAGAGGCATGCCACATCGGTCGAGGTAATCGGGGGTTCCTACCACGACCCATCGAACAGGGGGGGAGAGGCTTTGGGCAATCATGCCTTCAGGTACGGTAGCGCCATACCTGATC of Pseudomonas fluorescens contains these proteins:
- a CDS encoding efflux RND transporter periplasmic adaptor subunit, with amino-acid sequence MPFKPIFPALVTAIAFATMLSGCNKEQAAATPAQAPQVSVVTLKPQAVTLFNDLPGRTSAYRLAEVRPQVDGIVLKRLFKEGADIKAGQQLYQIDPSTYEVTLASAQASLEQSRSLTTRYRQLIDEQAVSKQEYDTARSQQMQAEAQVKGAQINLRYTKMFAPISGRIGRSAVTEGALVSNGQAAPLAIIQQLDPIYVDVTQPYGEVLKLRRALESGQLQKTADRAAKVSLTLQDGSQYPLQGSLEFSEVSVDEATGSVTLRAVFPNPDHLLLPGIFVHARLQEGVAEQAILAPQIGVTRDLKGTPTAMVVTADNKVEQRQLKVGRTVGANVLVESGLSAGDKIIVEGLQFIKPGITVVAQEAMTDEANRAPVALNTSAKAE
- a CDS encoding XdhC family protein — encoded protein: MSSLNALLDAIHVEQNEGRESVLATVVKVEGSAYRRPGARMLVSQYGRPEGTISGGCLEADVVRKAWWLSESGPVIRSYSTAEATDEEGGEESLGFGLGCNGKVYVLFERIPATKQCAVLDALRKVRSNQRPVAIATVIAGSRNSRADVGDRVFLESGAAPFGGLYHPALNERITADLRLTLDQQKSTRQRYTEGYAEVEVFLEYVAPPPRLMIFGAGHDAQPLVRIAKILGWHVTVVDSRPHFARPERFPEADRVLSADIGGPFEFRKFVEGACVAVMSHSLSQDAHWLKGALQGNPRYVGQLGPRDRTERLLDEITRQTNSLPALDRLHYPMGLDLGGDTPESVAMAVLGEMQAVLNGRAGGSLKLRTSTIHETCQLEPRCSRELSMAES
- a CDS encoding LysR family transcriptional regulator — translated: MQLTRANFGDFIYFLAVARHSSFSRAGVEVGISASALSHAIKGLEARLGVRLLNRTTRSVTLTAAGEELLALISEPVDKIDQAIELLNKFRDEPTGRIRLNVFSDAALLLLAPVLSTFAHRYPDIEVEVSTTNSMVDIVEGGFDAGIRYGATVPEGMIAQSLSPPVRWVVVGTPDYLDRCGMPLHPEDLKQHSCLRFRLGNGRMYNWEFEKEGEKLEIPVSGNVVLDETRMMLAMVTQGAGLTYCAEPIVAPLVAEGTLQVVLEDWVSVGPGFHIYYSSYRQVPITLRLLIDLIRELHPLG